One Micavibrio aeruginosavorus ARL-13 genomic window carries:
- a CDS encoding organic hydroperoxide resistance protein: MAIEKLLYTAVATATGGRDGKASTPDGVLNVTLAKPVEMGGNGAGVNPEQMFAAGYSACFLGAMKFVAGQDKITVPNDASITGHVGIGTIPGGFGLQVELKISLPGMDRAAAEALVAKAHNVCPYSNATRGNIDVTLTVV; this comes from the coding sequence ATGGCTATCGAAAAACTGCTTTATACCGCTGTCGCAACCGCAACCGGTGGCCGGGATGGCAAGGCGTCCACGCCGGATGGTGTGTTGAACGTTACATTGGCCAAGCCGGTGGAAATGGGCGGCAATGGCGCGGGTGTGAACCCGGAACAAATGTTCGCCGCCGGTTATTCCGCGTGCTTCCTGGGCGCTATGAAATTCGTCGCGGGTCAGGACAAGATCACCGTGCCGAATGATGCATCCATCACCGGCCATGTCGGCATTGGCACCATTCCGGGTGGATTTGGGTTGCAGGTTGAATTGAAAATTTCCCTGCCCGGCATGGACCGTGCAGCGGCCGAAGCTCTGGTGGCCAAGGCGCACAATGTTTGCCCGTATTCCAATGCGACACGCGGCAACATTGATGTGACACTGACGGTCGTTTAA
- a CDS encoding SIMPL domain-containing protein (The SIMPL domain is named for its presence in mouse protein SIMPL (signalling molecule that associates with mouse pelle-like kinase). Bacterial member BP26, from Brucella, was shown to assemble into a channel-like structure, while YggE from E. coli has been associated with resistance to oxidative stress.): MRALILPALALATFAFTPAAFAQDTSRLPAAGETLLNVSASERVEVQQDLLIANLRIEKEGTDPAILQNDINTIMKNAVDKAKAVTDVKTSTDGYYVYPYDPNPQPVEKGVTPKKEQQWRGSQGITISGKNPQALLELAGELQSMGLVMGGLNYTLSPEATETARDSLMEAALAKVKAKADRAGKALGKTKVELVEVSVDAAMPSYPQPMMMRAMASDGVMEKGAAPTAEPGMSEITLTVTARALLK, encoded by the coding sequence ATGCGCGCTTTAATTCTTCCCGCTCTGGCTCTGGCCACATTCGCCTTCACACCCGCCGCATTCGCGCAGGATACTTCACGCCTGCCCGCCGCCGGTGAAACATTGCTGAATGTCAGCGCCAGCGAACGCGTCGAAGTTCAACAGGATCTGTTGATCGCCAATCTGCGCATTGAAAAGGAAGGCACCGATCCCGCCATCCTGCAAAACGACATCAACACCATCATGAAAAACGCCGTTGATAAGGCGAAGGCCGTCACCGATGTGAAAACATCCACCGACGGATATTACGTGTACCCGTACGACCCGAACCCCCAGCCGGTTGAAAAAGGCGTAACGCCGAAGAAAGAACAACAATGGCGCGGCAGCCAAGGCATCACCATCAGCGGTAAAAATCCGCAAGCCCTGCTGGAGCTGGCCGGTGAATTGCAATCGATGGGTCTGGTGATGGGCGGGTTGAATTACACCCTGTCCCCCGAAGCCACCGAAACCGCTCGTGACTCTCTGATGGAGGCCGCTCTTGCCAAAGTAAAGGCCAAGGCCGACCGCGCAGGCAAAGCGTTGGGCAAAACCAAAGTTGAATTGGTTGAAGTCAGCGTCGATGCCGCCATGCCATCCTATCCGCAACCGATGATGATGCGGGCCATGGCCTCTGATGGCGTCATGGAAAAGGGCGCCGCCCCCACCGCCGAACCGGGAATGAGCGAGATCACCCTGACCGTCACGGCCAGAGCCCTGTTGAAATAG
- a CDS encoding N-acetylmuramic acid 6-phosphate etherase, whose translation MMTGSSEPVAKAIPAMTSKKPEDTPSLPATEAFDPRFAGIDHLPVTDALQMQLMAQAEAIKAVEAAIPDIDKAVKAATEALRNNPRGRLIYVGAGTSGRIGIQDGSELTPTFNWPTDRVAYVMAGGLKAVLKAVERAEDNTRRAEVAIIRLKVKPGDVVIGMAASGTTPFTIAALKRARILGATTIGIANSADAPLLDAAEFPICLNTGAEAIAGSTRMKAGTAQKITLNMISTQIMIGLNHVYDGLMVDMRATNEKLMKRAARMVRHVTGCNAKEAEMALNAVQGRVKPAILVALGAGVTSAHAALEHNDDNLRAAIRALNLSPPKP comes from the coding sequence ATGATGACAGGGTCATCTGAACCCGTTGCCAAAGCGATTCCCGCCATGACGTCGAAAAAACCCGAAGACACCCCATCCTTGCCCGCCACCGAAGCCTTTGACCCGCGTTTTGCGGGCATTGATCATTTGCCAGTGACGGATGCGTTGCAGATGCAATTGATGGCACAGGCCGAAGCGATCAAGGCGGTGGAAGCCGCCATTCCCGATATTGATAAGGCCGTGAAGGCCGCGACCGAAGCGCTGCGGAATAATCCGCGTGGTCGATTGATTTATGTGGGTGCGGGCACATCGGGCCGGATTGGTATTCAAGACGGCAGCGAACTGACCCCCACCTTCAACTGGCCGACCGATCGCGTTGCGTATGTGATGGCGGGTGGGTTGAAGGCCGTGTTGAAAGCGGTCGAACGCGCCGAAGATAATACACGCCGCGCCGAAGTAGCGATCATCCGGTTAAAAGTAAAACCGGGCGATGTCGTCATCGGCATGGCGGCCAGCGGCACGACCCCATTCACCATTGCGGCCCTGAAACGCGCCCGCATTCTGGGTGCCACCACCATCGGTATTGCCAACAGTGCGGATGCGCCGTTGCTGGACGCGGCGGAATTTCCCATCTGCCTGAACACCGGGGCCGAGGCGATTGCCGGGTCCACGCGGATGAAGGCGGGCACGGCGCAAAAAATCACCCTGAACATGATTTCCACGCAAATCATGATCGGCCTGAACCACGTTTATGACGGGTTGATGGTGGATATGCGCGCGACCAACGAAAAATTGATGAAACGCGCCGCCCGCATGGTGCGCCATGTCACCGGATGCAACGCGAAGGAAGCCGAAATGGCTTTGAACGCGGTGCAGGGTCGGGTGAAACCCGCGATCCTCGTCGCGCTGGGCGCCGGGGTTACATCAGCCCACGCGGCGTTGGAACATAATGACGATAATCTGCGCGCGGCGATCCGCGCGCTGAATCTATCGCCGCCGAAGCCGTAA